The window GTCTACAACGGCGAAACCTATAATTTCATGGACCTCCGCCGGGAACTCGAAGGCCGCGGACACCGCTTCCGCACGCGCTCCGACACCGAAGCCGTCCTGCATGCGTACGAGGAATGGGGCGCGGACTGTGTGCGGCGGCTGCGCGGCATGTTTGCATTTGCGATCCATGATGGACGGTCGTCCTCATCGCCCGGCCGGCTGTTCCTGGCCCGCGATCGCGTGGGCGAAAAGCCGCTCTACTACTACCGGGACGCCCGGCAGCTCGTCTTCGCATCCGAGATCAGCGCCCTGCTGCTCCACCCTGCGGTCCCGCGCCGGGTGAATCGCCGGATGCTGCCCCTGTATCTGGCCTGCGGATATGTGCCGGCGCCGCACACGATGTTTGAGGACATCCATGAACTTCCCCCAGGCCACACGCTCACCGTGGCGAACGGCGAGGTTTCGGTGGCGGAGTACTGGGATGTCACCTACGCGGCGGACGCCGTCGAACATTCGTCCGTGCGCGACATCGCCGAGCGGGTGCGACACCTTCTCGAAAAGGCCGTGCGAATCCGGCTCATCAGCGAGGTGCCCCTCGGGGCATTTCTCAGCGGGGGAATCGACTCCACCGCGATCGTTGCGCTCATGGCGCGGTTCATGGATCAGCCCGTCAAGACATTCGCCATCGGGTTCGCCGATGATCCTTCGTTCGACGAGCTCGCGTACGCGCGCCTGGCGGCGCGCGCCTACGGCACCGATCATCATGAATTTGTCGTGCGTCCCGATGCCGCCGGTCTCCTCCCTGAGCTCGTCCGGCACTACGGCCAGCCGTTCGGGGACTCGTCGGCGATTCCGATGTATCTGGTGTCCAAGCAAACGCGCGCGCACGTCACGGTGGCGCTCGCCGGCGACGGGGGGGACGAGCTGTTTGCCGGGTACACGCGCTTCGCCGCCGCCCGCGTTGCCGAAGCCTACCGCCGCGCGCCTCATATTCTGCACGCCGCGATCGCGGCGCTACTTGGCGCGCTGCCCGACTCGACCAGGTATGACGGCGTGGTGCGCCGCGTCCGCCGGTTTGTCGAGAGTGCGCCGCTGCCTCTCGTAGAGGGGTACCTAGGATGGGCGGGGGTGTTTCAACGTCCGTTCATTCGAGAGGTGATGCTCGACGCTCCCCAGACCGACGCCCTGGAGCACTTCCAGGCGTTCGTCGCGCGGGTCCGGCAGGCCGATCCGATCGGACGGCTCCTCTACCTGAATACCAAGACGTATCTGCCGGGTGACCTGCTGGTTAAGGCCGACCGGATGAGCATGGCCAATTCCCTGGAGGTGCGGTCCCCGTTCCTCGATACGGAGTTGATCGAGTTCGCCGCACGCATCCCATCGAATCTGAAGCTCAGAGGACTGACCATGAAATACATCCTGAAGCGGTCCGTGAAGGGGATCGTGCCGCGAGAGATCGTCCATCGGAAGAAGCACGGCTTCGGCGTTCCAATCGGCCGGTGGTTCCGGGACGACCTGAGACCGCTCGTTCGCGACACCGTCCTCAGCCGGCGTGCCGCCGAGAGAGGATACTTCCGCCCCGATGTTCTTCGGCGGGTGGTCGAAGAGCACGAGACGGGTCGGAGAGATCACGGCCACCGCCTCTGGACGCTGCTCACGCTGGAAGTATGGCACCAGATGTTCATCGATGAGAGCGCCCGGCCGCGGACGGCCCCCTATTTGGGGGCCGGCTCCCCCGGCGCCGGCTCGTGAACGGACCCGTCCGGCGCCGCGCCGTTATCGTTCGCGTCATCGCCCGCCTGAACGTCGGGGGTCCGGCCATTCATGTGGTGAATCTCACCGCGGGCCTCGACCCTCGGCGCTTCGAGTCCGTGCTGGTATCCGGTAGCGAGAATGCGGGAGAGGGTTCCATGCTGGACTTCGCCCTCGCGCGCGGCGTGCGTCCGGTGATCATCCCCGAGATGGTGGGTGACGCCAGCCTGCGGCCGCGGGATCTCAGAGCGCTCGCGTCTCTCTATCGCGTCATACGCGCCCGGCGGCCGCAGATCGTCCACACCCATACCGCGAAGGCCGGGTTCCTCGGCCGGATCGCGGCGCGCCTGGCCGGCGTGCCCGTCGTCGTGCATACATATCACGGCCACATCCTGCAGGGCTACTACGGACCGATGACGTCGGGGCTGTTGCGCCGGATGGAGCAGGCGCTCGCGCTCATGACGGATCAGATCGTCGCGGTGAGCGAGCGGGTGAAGCAAGATCTGGTCGACTACGGGATCGCTCCGCCCCGGAAAATCGCCGTGATCCCCCTGGGGTTCGACCTCCGGCCGTTTGCCGAGTGCGCCGCCTACCGGGGAGCGTTCCGGCGGGAACTGGGCCTCCCGGAGCGGGCCCGGCTGGTCACGATCGTCGGCCGAATCTTCCCGATCAAGAACCACCGGCTCTTCCTGCAGGCCGCCGCCCTCATCGCCGCCGCCGACCCGGAGGTGCACTTCGCGGTTGTCGGCGACGGCGCGCTCCGCGCGGCGACGGAGGAATACGCGCGGACTCTCGGCATCGCGTGCCGTGTCAGCTTCACGGGATGGCGCCGTGACCTCCCTCAGATCTACGCAGACACGGACGTGCTCGCGGTGTCCTCAACCAACGAAGGGACGCCGGTTTCGGCGATCGAGGCCATGGCCGCCGGGCGCCCGGTTGTCGCGACGCGCGTGGGCGGGTTGCCGGATCTCATTGCCGACGGGACGACCGGCTTCTTGGTGCCGCCGGGTGATGCCGGCTCCCTCGCCGCCGCGATCCTTCGTATACTCCGGGATCCGGACACGGCCGGGCGGGTTGGGAACGCCGCCCGCGCCGTCGCGCAGGCACGATTCCCGGTGGAGCGCCTTCTATCGGACGTGGAGGGTCTTTACGCGCGACTTCTTGCGCGCAAAGAAGGTGCGTTGGTTACGTCTACGGAATAGCACCACCCATGCCAGACCCGTTTGGCCCTACGGGACAGACGGGCCGGGTAGGGTGTTGCCATTCGCAAGGGGGAGGGACCGGTTGCGGGCTCTGATCACAGGGGGCGCCGGATTTATCGGGTCGCACCTGGCTGAAACACTCATTGAGCGCGGGTTCAATGTCATTGCACTCCAGCATGGGTGCAAGGTCGTCATCGCCTCGACTTCGGAAGTGTACGCAAGCTCGAAGGCCCTTGATGGGTACCTGGCCCGCGCGTACCATGCGGAGAAGGGTCTCCCGGTTGTCGTCGGCTGCTTCTTCAAAGCCCAGGATTCGAAGACATCCGGTACCGCGTCCCGGACATCACGAAATTGCGGAAGACGATCGGGTACCGGCCCACGAAGACGCTCGACGAAATCTTGGCGGCAATGATCGCACACGGCGAGGTGCGGCGGGAGGCGGGCGCCGATGGCCGTTGAGGAGATCAGCACCCAGGCGCGGGAGACGCTCGAGTCGCGCATCCGGACGCGGGAGGCCCTCATCGGGATCGTCGGCCTCGGATATGTCGGCCTTCCGTTGGCCGTAGAGTTTGCGCGGGCCGGAATGCGCGTGGTGGGCATCGACGTGGACGACCATCGTGTCGCCGAGATCGGCGCCGGACGCTCGTACATCCCGGACGTCTCGAGCGCGGTGCTCCAGGACTTGGTCAAGCGCGGCAGTCTGCGTGCGACCGTCGAATTTCCGATGCTGGCCGAGGCCGACGCCGTCGTCATCTGCGTCCAGACGCCGTTCACGGCGGCAAAGGAGCCGGATCTGCGGTTCGTGGTGGCCGCGCTCGGCGAGGTGGCGAACCGCCTGCATCCCGGGGAACTGGTGGTGCTGCAGAGCACGACGTACCCCGGAACGACCGAGGAGGTGGCGCTGCCGCTGCTTGCCGCCTCCGGGCTGCGCGTCGGCGAAGATTACTTTCTCGCCTTTTCCCCCGAGCGCGTCGACCCCGGCAACACACGATTCTCCACGCGAGATATCCCGAAGGTCGTGGGCGGGATCACTCCGGCATGCGCCGCGGCCGCGCAACTGCTGTTTGAGCAAGTCGTCACCCGCGTCTATCGTGTCTCGTCGGCACGGGTGGCGGAGCTGACCAAGCTTCTCGAGAACGTGTTCCGGAGCGTGAACATCGCGCTGGTGAACGAACTGACGCTGCTCTGCGATCGGATGGGCGTGGACGTCTGGGAGGTGATCGGCGCGGCGGCGACCAAGCCGTTCGGGTTCATGCCCTTCTATCCCGGCCCCGGGGTCGGCGGCCACTGCATTCCCGTCGATCCATACTACCTCTCGTCCAAGGCAAAGGAATACGATTTCAATACGCGGTTCATCGTTCTGGCCGCCGAGATCAACGAAAACATGCCGTACTACGTCGCCGATCGTGTCACGGAAGCGATCAACGTGCATGCGCGGAAGAGCATCTCGTCCGCCGGCATTCTCGGGTTGGGCGTAGCATACAAGGCCGGCATAGGGGACGTCCGGAAGTCGCCGGCGGTAAAGGTCCTGGAGCGGCTGGGCCGGCGGGGTGCGTCGATTGCCTATCACGATCCGTATGTCGCCCGGATCCGCATTCACGGTCAAGACTATGCGTCCGTGCCGC of the bacterium genome contains:
- the asnB gene encoding asparagine synthase (glutamine-hydrolyzing), whose translation is MCGICGQIRLAPGAASVAMPVDGMLESLTHRGPDERGAWEADGVSLAMRRLRIIDLGTGQQPMPNEDGTCWIVYNGETYNFMDLRRELEGRGHRFRTRSDTEAVLHAYEEWGADCVRRLRGMFAFAIHDGRSSSSPGRLFLARDRVGEKPLYYYRDARQLVFASEISALLLHPAVPRRVNRRMLPLYLACGYVPAPHTMFEDIHELPPGHTLTVANGEVSVAEYWDVTYAADAVEHSSVRDIAERVRHLLEKAVRIRLISEVPLGAFLSGGIDSTAIVALMARFMDQPVKTFAIGFADDPSFDELAYARLAARAYGTDHHEFVVRPDAAGLLPELVRHYGQPFGDSSAIPMYLVSKQTRAHVTVALAGDGGDELFAGYTRFAAARVAEAYRRAPHILHAAIAALLGALPDSTRYDGVVRRVRRFVESAPLPLVEGYLGWAGVFQRPFIREVMLDAPQTDALEHFQAFVARVRQADPIGRLLYLNTKTYLPGDLLVKADRMSMANSLEVRSPFLDTELIEFAARIPSNLKLRGLTMKYILKRSVKGIVPREIVHRKKHGFGVPIGRWFRDDLRPLVRDTVLSRRAAERGYFRPDVLRRVVEEHETGRRDHGHRLWTLLTLEVWHQMFIDESARPRTAPYLGAGSPGAGS
- a CDS encoding glycosyltransferase family 4 protein; the encoded protein is MNGPVRRRAVIVRVIARLNVGGPAIHVVNLTAGLDPRRFESVLVSGSENAGEGSMLDFALARGVRPVIIPEMVGDASLRPRDLRALASLYRVIRARRPQIVHTHTAKAGFLGRIAARLAGVPVVVHTYHGHILQGYYGPMTSGLLRRMEQALALMTDQIVAVSERVKQDLVDYGIAPPRKIAVIPLGFDLRPFAECAAYRGAFRRELGLPERARLVTIVGRIFPIKNHRLFLQAAALIAAADPEVHFAVVGDGALRAATEEYARTLGIACRVSFTGWRRDLPQIYADTDVLAVSSTNEGTPVSAIEAMAAGRPVVATRVGGLPDLIADGTTGFLVPPGDAGSLAAAILRILRDPDTAGRVGNAARAVAQARFPVERLLSDVEGLYARLLARKEGALVTSTE
- a CDS encoding nucleotide sugar dehydrogenase codes for the protein MAVEEISTQARETLESRIRTREALIGIVGLGYVGLPLAVEFARAGMRVVGIDVDDHRVAEIGAGRSYIPDVSSAVLQDLVKRGSLRATVEFPMLAEADAVVICVQTPFTAAKEPDLRFVVAALGEVANRLHPGELVVLQSTTYPGTTEEVALPLLAASGLRVGEDYFLAFSPERVDPGNTRFSTRDIPKVVGGITPACAAAAQLLFEQVVTRVYRVSSARVAELTKLLENVFRSVNIALVNELTLLCDRMGVDVWEVIGAAATKPFGFMPFYPGPGVGGHCIPVDPYYLSSKAKEYDFNTRFIVLAAEINENMPYYVADRVTEAINVHARKSISSAGILGLGVAYKAGIGDVRKSPAVKVLERLGRRGASIAYHDPYVARIRIHGQDYASVPLTAEEIGRADCVLILTDHPGIDYGWVVKHASLVFDTRNATKSVGAPAANVLKL